The proteins below are encoded in one region of Segatella copri:
- the ilvA gene encoding threonine ammonia-lyase → MLQLDNFYKARFVLSKVIRKTELVHTPRINPESDVYLKPECLQKTGSFKIRGAYYKISQLTDEEKKKGVIACSAGNHAQGVALGATAMGVKSLICLPEGAPISKVEATKRLGAEVCLVPGVYDDAYQKALELKDEHGYTFVHPFDDENVIAGQGTIGLEILDQLPDVEAVVVPVGGGGLISGVAFAIKSLNPNVKVYGVQAEGAASMVQSLHDHKQEKLPSVATVADGIAVKEPGKITFETCSNYVDEIVTVSEDEICAAILKLIESEKMVAEGAGAASVAAVMYNKVPVKGKKTICVVSGGNIDVTILNRVITRGLAKSGRLCTIEMELDDKPGELVEVCSVIAGLGGNITGVHHDRSANRNKVNACVLRLTMETRDEEHVKEIKEALESKGFHLWIV, encoded by the coding sequence ATGTTACAACTTGACAATTTCTATAAGGCTCGCTTCGTGCTGAGCAAGGTAATAAGAAAGACTGAGCTGGTTCACACGCCAAGAATCAACCCAGAGAGTGATGTTTATTTGAAGCCAGAGTGCCTGCAGAAGACCGGTTCGTTCAAGATTCGTGGTGCTTACTATAAGATTTCACAACTCACCGATGAAGAAAAGAAGAAGGGTGTAATAGCCTGTTCTGCGGGCAACCATGCACAGGGTGTAGCTCTCGGTGCCACCGCCATGGGAGTGAAGAGTCTTATCTGTCTGCCTGAAGGCGCTCCTATCTCTAAGGTAGAAGCAACCAAGCGACTGGGTGCTGAAGTCTGTCTGGTACCTGGCGTTTACGATGATGCCTACCAGAAGGCGCTGGAACTGAAAGATGAGCATGGCTACACCTTCGTTCATCCTTTCGATGATGAGAACGTCATTGCAGGTCAGGGCACCATCGGTCTGGAGATTCTCGACCAGTTGCCAGATGTAGAAGCTGTCGTCGTTCCTGTAGGTGGCGGCGGACTTATCTCTGGTGTAGCCTTTGCCATCAAGTCGCTGAATCCTAACGTCAAGGTATATGGTGTTCAGGCAGAAGGAGCAGCAAGTATGGTACAGAGTCTGCACGATCATAAACAGGAGAAGTTGCCTTCTGTAGCGACCGTTGCTGATGGTATTGCCGTAAAGGAACCGGGCAAGATTACTTTTGAAACCTGCTCCAACTATGTTGACGAAATCGTAACCGTGAGCGAGGATGAGATTTGTGCAGCCATCCTGAAACTCATAGAGAGTGAGAAGATGGTAGCCGAAGGCGCCGGTGCGGCCAGTGTGGCAGCCGTGATGTACAACAAGGTTCCGGTGAAGGGCAAGAAAACCATCTGCGTGGTAAGCGGCGGTAATATCGACGTAACCATCCTGAACCGCGTCATCACCCGTGGTCTTGCCAAGAGCGGCCGTCTCTGCACCATCGAGATGGAGCTGGATGACAAACCGGGCGAATTGGTAGAGGTCTGCTCTGTCATCGCCGGATTGGGCGGTAATATCACCGGTGTTCACCACGACCGTTCAGCCAACCGCAACAAGGTGAATGCCTGCGTGCTCCGCCTCACCATGGAGACTCGCGACGAGGAACACGTAAAAGAAATCAAGGAGGCTTTGGAATCAAAGGGATTCCATCTCTGGATAGTATAA